cTTAAGAacgcctttaagtggttttccaccctgggtgggccaggtgttccttgccctctttcccgtaaacccacaaccttccagcatgggcgttagggccattatgaacatgtcaTAGTGCTGCAGAGACTCTGTTTGTGGCCAGTTTGGGgaccagtttatggccagattttgggggcctGCTCCCAacatcccagttacttaggaggctgaggaaggagaattgcttgaacccaggagacagaggttgctgtgagctgaaattgtgccactgtgctccagcctgggagacagagcgagactccgtctctaaataaataaataagtaagtaaagtaaaataatccCAACCCAATAGCCAAGTCCCAATCACATACCCTTGCCCTGCTGCTCCGTCATGGTCTTTGTCTTTTTATAAGCCTCCCCTTGGGCTCATGCAGTCAATGATAATCCTTGCATTATCATTAGGAAGAGAGTGCTCTGGGTTATAACATCTCAAACTTAGCTGCCTGCAGACCCAGTGGGGAGAACTACCGTGAGAACTCAAGTCCCCTCTGCTTATTCCCACCCGCCTTGATTAGGATAGACCAACTCACCCCCTACCATCCGGCCAGAAGGGGCTTTAGATCCTTGACTGACAATTGCCCACAGATGCATGGTAGTTCCATTTCCTCACTCTATCAGTTGGGGCCCAAGACTTTGAGCCTTGAGCCTTTGAGACTTGAGACCCAGAGTGACAGGCAATTCTAGCTTATGCCTCCACGTTGGGCCTTCAGTTTCCAAATCACAGAATTATACTATGAAAAAGCTGAAAAGAGTTCATGGATCATTTAGTCCAGACCTTTCACATCACGCTGGATGTTTACATAATTGATCCGAAGGCTCAGAGggtcctctttcttttctcttaagtATGGGAATTAGGGTCAGGACTGGCAGGTGCAGGACTTGCCATGGCCATGCCCCTTAATCCCGGCAGTGCTGAGCAAGGCCTTCCATCCCAGCCCCTGATCCAGCCAGCTGTCTGACTGTGAGTCAGGATGGCAGAGGAAGGTGATGTGGACGAGGGGGATGTGTTCCTGGCATTTGCCCAGGGTCCCTCTCCTCCCAGGGGTCCCATGCGACGTGCCTTGGACAAGGCTTTCTTTATCTTCCTGGCCCTCTTCCTGACACTGCTGATGCTGGAGGTTGCTTATAAGCTGCTGTGGTCACTACCATGGGCAAAGTTAGGGGACTGGCTCCTGGGGACACCtcagaaggaggaggagctggaaTTGTGACCACCTTTCCTATAAACATCTTCTTTCCTCACCAAGGAGGTGAGAGGGGAGACAGGAGGGAAATGGGAGTGTTGGGGACTGTGGAGGAGATGCTTGGATAGCTTAGGGCAGcagtttttttttggtggggtgggggatggagttttgctcttgttgccggggctggaatgcaatggcgcgatcttggctcactgcaacctctgcctccagagttcaagggattctcctgcctcagcctcctaagtagctgggattacaggcatgcgccaccgcacccggctaattttgtgtttttagtagagacggggtttctccatgttggtcaggctgatctccaaccctgacctcaggtgatctgcccgccttggcctcccaaagtgctgggattacaggcgcgagccactgtgcccggccagggcAGCAATCTTAAATTCTACACCTATACTCagggaaataattttgaaaaagcatATACTCCTTCACATATCTTTAAGTAGGTATCTAAAAATTTTCATCATCAATTAAaattgtggccgggcacagtggctcacgcctgtaaccccagaactttgggaggccgaggcagggggatcacctgaggtcaggagttcaagatcagtctggcaaatatggtgaaaccctatgtctactaaaaatacaaaaattagctgggtaggtTGGTGGGCACCTGATTGTGTGCCTCAGCGactcggaggctgaggaggagaatcgcttgaaccctggaggcagttgcagtgagccgagattgcaccattgcactctggcctgggtgatcagagtgagactccttccaaaaataaataaataaataaaaattgtttcaagGATGTAATTCTGGCATattgaaaatattcttatttatttatttatttatttatttatttatttatttatttatttatttgaggtggagtcttgctctgtctcccaggctgcagtgcagtgtcacaatctcagctcactgcaacctctgcctctggggttcaagcgattctcctgctacagccttctgagtagctgggaccacaggtgtgtaccagcacgcctgactgatttttatatttttagcagagacggggatttctccatgttggccaggccggtctcgaactcttttttttgttttttgagacagagtccttctgtcgcccaggctggagtgcagtggcagtgatctcagctcactgcagcctctgcctcccagattcaagcgattcttctgtctcaggcccccaaatagctgggactacaggtgtgcgccaccatgcccagccatttttgtatttttagtagagatggggtttcactgtgttggcaaggctggtctggaactcctgatgtcaagtgatccacccacctcagcctcccaaagtgctgggattacaggcgtgagccattgcacccagcctatttatttatttattgagatgaggtctcactatgttgcctaggctggtctgtactcctgagatcaagcaatccacccacctcaacttcccaaagtgctaggattataggtggtgagccacagcatctggccacattttattttaattaattaatttatttattatttaaaaaatttttttagtttttgagacagagtcttgctctgtcacccaggctggagtgcagtgtcaaaatctcggctcactgcaacctccacctcctgggttaaagcgattcttctgcctcagcctcccgagtagctgggactacaggtgccagccacaacacccagctaatttttgtatttttagtagagaaagggtgtcacggccgggcgcagtggctcaagcctgtaatcccagcactttgggaggccgagacgggcggatcacgaggtcaggagatcaagaccatcctggctaacacgatgaaaccccgtctctactaaaaatacaaaaactagctgggcgaggtggcgggcacctgtagtctcagctactcgggaggctgaggcaggagaatggcgtaaacccgggaggcggagcttgcagtgagctgagattcggccactgcactccagtccggtcgacagagcaagactctgcctcaaaaaaaaaaaaaaagaaaaagaaaaaagaaaagaaaaaaagaaaaagaaaaaagagaaggggtgtcaccatattggccagtctggtcttgaactcctagacctcgtgatctgcccacctcggcctcccaaagtgctggaattacaggcatgagccaccgcgcctgacctatttatttttgtgagacagagtctctctatgttgcccaggctggagtgcagcggtgcaatgttggctcacgacaacctccgcctcccaggttcaagcaattctcctgcttcagcctcccaaacaactgggactataggtgtccgccattgcacccagctaatttttttgtaattttagtagagacggggtttcatcatgttggccaggctggtctcgaactcctgtcttcaggtgatccacccacctcagcctcccaagtgctgggatttcaggtgtgagccaccacgcctggcctatttttttattttttgagacagagtcttgctctgtcacccaggctggagtgcagtggcacgatcttggcttaactgcaaactttgcctcccaaattcaagggattctcctgcctcagctcccaagtagctgggattacaggcacccacaaccacacctggttaattttttgtatctttagtagagacgaggtttcaccatgttggtcaggctggtctcaaactcctgacctcaagtgacctgcccaccttggcctcccaaagtgctaggattacaggcatgagtcaccatgcctggcccggcattttaaaataaaacaattagatcACCATTTATTGTCCAGTGGAACTGAAATATCATAGTGAAGCCGGGTGCagtgcttcacacctgtaatcccagcactttgggaggccgagttgggtggatcacgagaccagcctggccaatatgccgaaaacccatctctactataaaaaaaaaaaaaaaaaaaaatacaaaaatttagctgggcatggtgtcatgggCCTGTATTCCcatctgctcaggaggctgaggcaggagaatcgcttaaacctgggagggggaggttgcagtgagccaagattgtgccattacactccagcctgggtgacggagcaagactccgtctgaaaaaaaaaaaaagtataaataagttCTTACCAGTTGGgaatcattcctttttttctttcattgcctcTTTTCTCCTTGAGCTCCTACTACTATTCCACTTCCCCACAAACTTTATGCTTTTATACTTGAAAGTCCTTTATTGACCAAACTTTTACATCTTcctgcatatacatatatattaatggagatgaaaaatatctttcttgtgtttttaagACTCTAgttgttaaaaattattctggAGTAACTGTTACAATTATTGTAAGAACAGAATGTTCTTATAAACATGTGAtcgtacacattttttttttttttggaaggagtcttgctctttcacccaagctggagtgcagtggtgggatctcggctcatgcaagctccgcctcccgggttcatgccattctcctgcctcagcttcctaagtagctaggactacaaggcgcctgccaccaagcgcagctaatcttcttcttcttctttttttttttgtatttttagtagagacggggtttcaccatgttagccagggtggtctcgatctcctgacctcgtgatccgcctgcctcggcctcccaaagtgctgggattacaggcgtgagccaccgcgcctggctgatggTACACATTTTTATAactgttaaaaagaaatgtttaataagaTAGTAGTCTGGGAGTGGCGGTTCATCCCcataacccagcactttgagacgctgaggtgggaggattgcttgaggccaggagctcaagatctatctgggcaacatagtgagactctgttgccgggcgccgtggctcaagcctgtaatcccagcactttgggacgccgagacgggcggatcacgaggtcaggagatcgagaccatcctggctaacacggtgaaaccccgtctctactaaaaaatacacacacacacacacacaaaaacaaactagccaggcgaggtggcgggcgcctgtagtcccagctactcgggaggctgaggcaggagaatggcctaaaccagggaggtggagcttgcagtgagctgagatccggccactgcactccagcctgtgcgacagagcgagactccatctcaaaaaaaaaaaaaaaNNNNNNNNNNNNNNNNNNNNNNNNNNNNNNNNNNNNNNNNNNNNNNNNNNNNNNNNNNNNNNNNNNNNNNNNNNNNNNNNNNNNNNNNNNNNNNNNNNNNctggagtgcaatgatgcgatctcggctcactgcaacctccgcctcccgggttccagcggttttccttcctcggcctcctgagtagctgggactacaggcgcctgccaccaagcccagctaattttttgtatttttagtagagacggggtttcaccatgttggccaggatggtctccatctcttgaccccatgatacgcccgcctcggtcccctaaagtgctgggattacaggcgtgagccaccgcgcccggccgaccttgcctttaaaaaaacaaacaaaaaaagaaaggaaataaaagaaaaaaaagaaaaggtcttcATGGTGCCTTAGTGAAAGAAACAGGGTAcatttccctttattttaaaCAGGTAAGAATGCCCCAGGAGATTTCATGGTTGAGAACTACACTTTTGAGGGGGGAGGGGAAAAAgaactattctttctttttttcaagaggGTGTCTCTATTGTAAAAGGAGAAGTGAAGAATGAGAACCTGTACTGCAGGTATTTCCTTAGGAAGACCAATTTTGGGAAAGTTGAGGTTCTGGAAATTAAATCCCTTACATCTCCCAAGGTCCAGTCCCCGCAGAGGTTTTTTATGTTCCCCATTTTGAAAGCTGTAGACTTTGACGACTGGAAAGAAGTGATGTGGGATTGTTCAATGGACGGGTGTTTGCGATTCTATGACTCAGCGTTAGGGATGTAGTAAATTCTGTGAACCTAGTTAAGCGGCAAGATGCCCACCACTTGTGGAAATGGGAGTCTTAGCGATTGGGACCTTGTTAATCTTTCTGGTTTCCTCGTAAGCTCACCTCTGGACCCAGCCTTGCCTCCACGACTCCCTCCAACCTCCCTAAACTCAAAGAGGTGGGTATCAAGTCTGTTTCTTCATCCTTCAttgttttttccccctctcccagaagaggaggaggaaaccCAAAGTATTTTATGAGCCTCATTTCGTTTCACAGCAGCCCTCGCAGAGGCTCAAACTCTCCTCCAAGCCCCACCCCATCATCGTCCATCCGCAGACCCTGGGCCTCCACGACAAAGCACGGCCTCACAGTCAGCACCGACAGCCCTTCGAGGACCCCCTCTGGAGAAGGAGAACCATTCAGGTCCCAACCGTCTGGTTGGTCATTAGTTCTGTGGTGAAGCTTGAAAAGCAAATCAgcaacaatagtaataataataacacttttGTATGGCGCGTTGTGCTCATTTGCGGGACGCAGCACCTGGCAGTAGAAACAGCTGCTGGACAGCGGCAAGGAGCGCACCGCCCTTGCAGGGGAAGGGGCTGGGTCAGCCGAATAAGCCGCGGAAATGGGAACCTGGGGGACAGGAAAGCAGGGCCAGATAGCTTGCCAATAGTTTAGTTGAAGAAAAAGGTTTTACTTCCCTTTTAAGAGACTTCTGCCATTCCCTGAAACCCTGCGCAGCTTTGGAAAGCCCAATTCCTAAACCACCCTGTTCAGTTCCCCTGCCCCTCCTTGGAAAAGAGGCTCCGTCCTCCCCACGCGCCACTCGCCGGCGGTTGGGCCCCAGGGAGGAAGTTTCTGATTGGAGGAGTCAGAGAAGCACCGGGTGAAAAGAGCTCCACTGGCGGCGCACCGAAGTTCTGGCGTAGCCAGCGCCGTACGGCAAAATGGCGGCCCCCAGCTGCTTTGGGACGCCCGGGTTCGGGGAGACAAACTCCGACCTGGACAACAGCGCTGACTATGTGGGCGGCACTGGAGGTGTTCGCGGGGCGGGCCTACGGCCACTTCCGGCCACGGCAAGCCTTGTTCCGTACGACAATATGGCGTCGCTTAGTTGCATGCAGGCGGAAACTCTGTGGCTTCCGGTCCGTAGTGGGGCCTGCGGTGGGAGTGGGAAGGAAGGCGGAGGGAACCATGCGAGGTTCTGAGATCTGCGGCGAGGGTCGCCTCGAGAGACGGTTTCTGAGGTGGGGGCCGGACGGTGCGGGGATCAGAGGCGGGGGCGGGGATATCGAGGCAGAGGTATTGGGGAGATCCGGGCTCTGAGTCTGAGGGGAAAACTGTGGTACCTTCCTATCCCTGAAAGGGAGGGGGGCGGCCGGGGGCGGAACGGGGGGGGGGGGATTTGGCGGGAAGCGCATCTACCCGACCGGCCGGACCCAGGGTTGGGATCTAAGAGGAATCGGGAGAGCGTAGCGCGGTGCGGGGGGACTTCTAATTAGTTACAGGTCACCGAGAGAATGGGGGAAATTAGGGTGGGGTGAAAGGGAGGGGACTTGGGTAAAATATCTTCAACCTAAAGACCCAGTTTGAGGAGACTTAGGGTGAAATATGGAGATAATTCAAGGAGGGGAAAAGAGAACGGACTGTTGTGAGGGAACCTCTTTCACCTCAGAGAGTCTAGGAGTTGGGGTGATCATTCAGGATGGGGCGGGTGTGGGGTTGACTTGCTTGAGGGCAGAGGGGGCAAACACATGAGGTGGCGCCCACAGGAGTGTGTTGTCTGTGCAAGGGGGTGTCAGGACGATTTAGGGAGCAGTGTGGGAGAAAGAACCAACTTGCCAACTCTGAGAAATAGTggggaaatgaaacagaaagaccGGAAATCGACGTGAGGGGAAATGCAACAGAAAGACCGGAAATCGACGTGAGGGGTGGAGCAGAAGGTGGCAACTTAAGGTGTGGGGGGGGTTGCCCCCCCCCACACCACTTGAAGGGCCCGAAAAGCATATAGAACTAATGGTTATTGAAATCAGGTGGTGAAGACAGTGTTGGTCAGGGCTGGATGTTACTGAAACCCAAGGAGTTCAGAAAATGCGTGAGGTGAAGGGATGGGGCTGTGCT
Above is a window of Piliocolobus tephrosceles isolate RC106 unplaced genomic scaffold, ASM277652v3 unscaffolded_27155, whole genome shotgun sequence DNA encoding:
- the LOC116418639 gene encoding small integral membrane protein 40, whose product is MAEEGDVDEGDVFLAFAQGPSPPRGPMRRALDKAFFIFLALFLTLLMLEVAYKLLWSLPWAKLGDWLLGTPQKEEELEL